One genomic segment of Paenibacillus xylanexedens includes these proteins:
- the pyrE gene encoding orotate phosphoribosyltransferase, translating to MIELNEIPNHIASQLLKIKAVALRPQQPFTWTSGIKSPIYCDNRLTMSYPEIRNDIAEAFATIIRNQYPDAEVIAGTATAGIPHAAWVAQKLDLPMAYIRDKAKGHGKENLIEGLITEGQKVVVIEDLISTGGSSIKAAEAVRVAGATPLAVLAIFSYQLDKGVKAFEDAGIPLQTLSNYTALMDVALAQGTIQESDFELLKSWREDPSSFGK from the coding sequence ATGATCGAACTGAATGAGATTCCGAATCATATTGCTTCCCAACTGTTGAAAATCAAAGCCGTGGCATTGCGTCCGCAGCAGCCATTTACATGGACATCCGGCATCAAATCACCAATATACTGCGATAACCGCTTAACGATGTCCTATCCGGAGATTCGCAACGATATCGCTGAGGCCTTTGCAACGATTATTCGTAACCAATACCCAGATGCAGAAGTCATTGCAGGTACGGCAACCGCAGGTATCCCGCATGCTGCCTGGGTGGCTCAGAAGCTGGATCTGCCGATGGCCTACATTCGTGATAAAGCGAAAGGACACGGCAAAGAGAACCTGATCGAAGGTCTGATTACCGAAGGACAGAAAGTGGTTGTCATCGAAGATCTGATCTCTACAGGTGGAAGCTCGATCAAAGCAGCCGAAGCCGTACGTGTAGCAGGCGCAACACCTCTCGCCGTGCTTGCGATTTTCAGCTATCAGCTGGATAAAGGTGTTAAAGCATTCGAAGATGCTGGAATTCCACTTCAGACGTTGTCTAATTACACGGCGCTGATGGATGTGGCTTTGGCTCAGGGAACGATTCAGGAGAGTGACTTTGAGTTGCTTAAATCCTGGCGTGAAGATCCTTCTTCATTTGGTAAATAA
- a CDS encoding ABC transporter permease: protein MGLPLLRLLFRKMWNTRWMTFSTLIGLIVAVAFTVSIPMYADGALKRVVAQTLQDNSEGLPAGSLLMSYQAPGGVKTDTRGLDEVDRYIREDVPRDIGFPFHTYVNSRSIRSTEVSPEDPTKVDASRARSMSLGTMSGLDAQVNYSAGVKPGNQVKDDTIEAVMLEEGMYRNDLHIGDILEYPVYSGLDITLRVKITGSFKADDPNSPYWVQGFDGMMNGLYVDESVFNDVLLKEKGIPLQNSRWYYAFDLKEIQTSQLSGLTSMLERLDIDLYQRLKDTKVDITFGDLLKQFRSQSLQLQTMLFTLAAPMIAMVFYFIAMNARQSLQKQESDIAVLRSRGASARQIFSLYLLEGIFLGAIALVIGPLLGWFMAKSIGSASGFLSFVDRKSIPIGVSKEAILLGVAAVLVAIIASLIPAITYARATIVSAKRRQARTDRAPVWQRWFLDVVLLGLAGYGYYMFYERQMLTFQTGMTTDQLQVQPFLFFVPALAIFALGLFFLRLFPWILKLIQLIGRKFLPVPLYLTLTQLSRSSSSYYPLMILLVLTLGLGVYNSAAARTIDLNSTERTLYRYGSDVIMQTVWEGTPEVKPGGSGQNGGTGGGQQGGGNGGGGSAGGGSGGGNGGGGAPGGGGGSSQPSKVIYSEPPFEVFRRLDGVEHAARVLQTKGNIIVSGKSGGQGMLVGIDNVDFAQVAWFRNDLFPAHPYKYLDLLGKYEGAVLISSKFADKFKLKTGDLVSMGVQGQAIEFVVFGIIPYWPAQYPDQMPFFVANLDYIYDQVPLIPYEVWLKMEPDAKVAPLMEKLAAEGIELSSVRDVRTELVSQAKHPSRGGVFGILSLGFLVSVIISLIGYVLYWFFNLSGRVVQFGVLRAMGLSRAQLSGMLLLEQVFTAGLSILLGIGIGQVSSRLFLPFLQTTDNVSAQVPPFRIVFEQQDMLQLYGVTVVMLVIGATMLLWQIRRLRVHQAVKMGEER from the coding sequence ATGGGGCTGCCATTGCTTCGGCTGCTGTTCCGCAAAATGTGGAACACGCGCTGGATGACCTTCAGCACACTGATCGGATTGATTGTGGCGGTAGCGTTCACCGTCAGTATTCCAATGTATGCCGATGGTGCGTTGAAACGGGTCGTCGCGCAAACGCTGCAGGATAACAGTGAAGGGTTGCCAGCCGGTTCGTTGCTTATGAGTTATCAGGCACCTGGTGGCGTGAAGACAGACACTCGGGGTCTGGACGAAGTAGATCGTTATATTCGTGAGGATGTTCCTCGCGACATCGGGTTTCCTTTTCATACGTATGTGAATTCGAGATCCATTCGCAGCACAGAGGTGAGCCCGGAAGATCCAACCAAAGTGGATGCCAGCAGGGCGCGCAGTATGAGTCTGGGTACGATGAGTGGGCTGGATGCACAGGTGAATTACTCTGCCGGGGTGAAACCTGGAAACCAGGTCAAAGATGACACGATCGAGGCAGTCATGTTGGAAGAGGGCATGTACCGTAACGACCTGCATATCGGTGACATTCTGGAATATCCGGTGTATAGCGGTCTTGATATCACGTTACGTGTGAAGATTACGGGGTCCTTCAAGGCAGATGATCCAAACAGCCCTTACTGGGTACAAGGATTTGACGGCATGATGAATGGACTATATGTGGATGAATCGGTTTTTAATGATGTTTTACTGAAGGAAAAAGGGATTCCACTTCAAAATTCACGTTGGTATTATGCCTTTGATCTGAAAGAAATTCAAACCAGCCAGTTATCAGGTCTGACTTCCATGCTGGAAAGGCTGGATATCGATCTGTACCAGAGGCTGAAAGATACAAAAGTGGACATCACCTTTGGTGATCTGCTCAAGCAGTTCCGCAGTCAGAGTCTGCAACTGCAGACCATGTTGTTTACCTTGGCAGCACCGATGATTGCGATGGTCTTTTATTTTATTGCAATGAACGCCAGACAGTCATTACAGAAGCAAGAGAGTGATATTGCGGTATTGCGAAGCCGTGGAGCTTCAGCTCGGCAGATCTTCTCTCTCTATCTGCTTGAAGGCATATTTCTGGGCGCTATTGCGCTGGTTATTGGGCCGTTGCTCGGTTGGTTTATGGCCAAGAGTATCGGTTCAGCAAGTGGATTTCTCTCGTTCGTAGATCGGAAGTCTATTCCGATCGGTGTATCAAAAGAAGCTATTCTCCTGGGCGTAGCAGCGGTCCTTGTTGCGATTATCGCATCACTTATCCCTGCGATAACCTATGCACGGGCAACCATTGTATCTGCCAAACGGCGGCAGGCACGGACAGACCGTGCTCCAGTATGGCAACGCTGGTTTCTGGATGTTGTGTTGCTGGGTCTGGCTGGATATGGATACTACATGTTCTATGAACGTCAGATGTTGACCTTCCAGACCGGAATGACAACGGATCAGTTGCAGGTACAGCCGTTTCTGTTTTTTGTACCCGCACTCGCGATCTTTGCGCTTGGACTATTCTTCCTGCGCTTGTTCCCGTGGATATTGAAGCTTATTCAGTTGATCGGTCGCAAATTTCTCCCGGTCCCGTTGTATCTGACATTAACACAGCTATCGCGTTCATCTTCTTCCTATTATCCGCTGATGATCCTCCTTGTACTGACACTGGGACTTGGGGTGTACAACTCGGCTGCGGCTCGGACGATTGATCTGAATTCCACTGAGCGTACCTTGTACCGTTATGGTTCTGATGTGATTATGCAGACTGTGTGGGAAGGGACACCTGAGGTTAAACCTGGTGGTTCCGGACAAAATGGCGGTACGGGTGGAGGTCAACAAGGTGGTGGCAATGGAGGAGGAGGTTCTGCTGGTGGTGGTTCCGGCGGAGGCAATGGCGGTGGAGGTGCTCCAGGTGGTGGCGGCGGTTCTTCGCAGCCATCCAAAGTCATCTACTCCGAACCTCCATTCGAAGTGTTCCGCAGATTAGACGGGGTTGAACATGCAGCACGCGTGCTGCAGACCAAAGGCAATATTATCGTCTCTGGTAAATCGGGTGGACAGGGAATGCTGGTCGGAATTGATAATGTGGACTTTGCTCAAGTGGCTTGGTTCCGCAACGATCTGTTCCCGGCACATCCTTACAAGTACCTTGACTTGCTTGGTAAATATGAAGGGGCTGTATTGATCTCCTCCAAATTTGCTGACAAATTCAAACTCAAAACTGGAGACCTCGTCTCCATGGGTGTACAGGGACAGGCGATTGAATTTGTAGTCTTCGGAATTATTCCTTACTGGCCAGCCCAGTATCCAGATCAGATGCCATTCTTCGTGGCGAATCTGGATTATATCTATGATCAGGTGCCTTTGATTCCTTATGAGGTGTGGCTGAAAATGGAACCGGATGCCAAAGTGGCTCCATTAATGGAGAAACTCGCAGCAGAAGGTATCGAGTTATCTTCTGTGCGTGACGTTCGCACAGAATTGGTATCTCAGGCTAAACATCCGTCAAGAGGTGGCGTATTCGGGATACTGAGCCTTGGATTCCTAGTATCGGTTATTATCTCGTTGATCGGATACGTGCTGTACTGGTTCTTCAATTTGTCCGGACGTGTTGTGCAGTTTGGTGTATTACGGGCCATGGGCTTATCCCGGGCACAACTGAGCGGTATGCTGCTGCTGGAGCAGGTGTTCACAGCGGGGCTGTCGATCCTGCTAGGTATTGGGATTGGTCAGGTATCCAGTCGTTTATTCCTGCCATTCCTGCAAACGACGGATAATGTATCTGCTCAGGTACCTCCGTTCCGGATTGTGTTTGAACAGCAAGATATGTTGCAACTGTATGGGGTCACCGTAGTGATGCTGGTCATTGGTGCAACGATGTTGCTCTGGCAGATTCGCAGATTGCGGGTTCACCAGGCAGTCAAAATGGGAGAGGAGAGGTAA
- the pyrF gene encoding orotidine-5'-phosphate decarboxylase: MNQASFNEMAGRLMVALDYPGAEEAKALVQALEGIPCYLKVGMQLFYAAGPEFIRELKSKGYSVFLDVKMHDIPNTVRGGAESITRLGVDMFNVHAAGGALMMRAAREGAEAAIAADPSLSKPEIIAVTQLTSTSLETMNNEIGIPGSVEAAVVRYAGLAQEAGLDGVVASPLEVPAIRAACGSAFHTVTPGIRPAGSGLGDQTRVLTPGEAISRGSHYIVVGRPITGAPNPREAAETILKEMLNA, from the coding sequence ATGAATCAAGCGAGTTTCAATGAAATGGCTGGCCGTCTGATGGTGGCACTGGATTATCCTGGAGCAGAAGAAGCGAAAGCATTGGTACAAGCACTTGAAGGTATTCCCTGTTATCTGAAGGTGGGCATGCAGCTGTTCTACGCAGCAGGACCGGAGTTTATTCGGGAGCTGAAATCCAAAGGATACTCCGTTTTTCTGGATGTGAAAATGCATGACATTCCCAACACCGTTCGTGGCGGTGCTGAAAGTATCACACGTCTGGGTGTAGACATGTTCAATGTACATGCAGCAGGTGGAGCCCTCATGATGCGTGCTGCACGTGAAGGTGCTGAGGCAGCTATAGCTGCTGATCCTTCCCTTAGCAAGCCCGAGATCATTGCAGTCACCCAACTGACCAGTACAAGTCTGGAAACGATGAATAACGAGATTGGCATTCCGGGAAGTGTGGAAGCTGCTGTGGTCCGTTATGCAGGACTGGCCCAAGAGGCCGGACTGGATGGGGTTGTTGCTTCTCCACTGGAAGTGCCCGCAATTCGGGCAGCGTGTGGCAGTGCTTTTCACACCGTTACTCCAGGAATCCGTCCAGCGGGTAGTGGTCTGGGAGATCAGACACGCGTCTTGACGCCGGGTGAAGCCATTTCCAGAGGCAGTCATTACATTGTCGTAGGCAGACCCATTACAGGCGCTCCCAATCCGCGTGAAGCGGCAGAAACCATTTTGAAGGAGATGTTGAACGCATGA
- a CDS encoding efflux RND transporter periplasmic adaptor subunit has protein sequence MFMKWRTADLSSKGAAPKRGKRAALIVLGAIMVATMSGCSLLPSETEEEVLPPITPPTISKKPEYEVRTETLEKKVSGSGKMMSQREEKVYFTLDGMHVKELNVKPGDKVKKGQLLAVLDVESVEKEIRGKKLAIRKSEVQMKETLRKKDEMDPVEFEEATIAFEELRQELADLEEQLGKATLTAPFGGTVIAVQVEKGTAVKAYDPIATIADTSNLVVAATFAKEDLEKFSAGMKAEVDINGAGKVAGKIKVMPIAEASGSGSGEGTGEGVTPPTKETLDKYVIVTLAKMPKGVERGTPLSVSIVTQRTENAIVIPVSALRSIGSRTYVQVVETDGSKREVDVEVGQQTSTDVEILKGLTVGQKVVGR, from the coding sequence ATGTTTATGAAATGGCGGACGGCAGATTTATCAAGTAAAGGGGCCGCTCCGAAGAGGGGGAAACGCGCAGCACTTATTGTACTTGGTGCAATAATGGTTGCAACGATGTCCGGTTGCTCATTGCTGCCGTCAGAAACAGAGGAAGAAGTGCTTCCGCCTATCACACCACCAACGATCTCCAAGAAACCGGAATATGAAGTCCGGACGGAAACGTTGGAGAAAAAAGTAAGTGGTAGTGGCAAGATGATGAGTCAGCGGGAAGAGAAGGTGTACTTCACGCTTGATGGCATGCATGTCAAAGAGTTAAATGTTAAACCAGGGGATAAAGTGAAAAAGGGCCAACTTCTCGCCGTGCTCGATGTGGAAAGTGTAGAGAAAGAGATCCGTGGCAAGAAACTGGCTATTCGCAAATCCGAAGTTCAAATGAAGGAAACACTCCGCAAGAAGGATGAGATGGACCCGGTGGAGTTCGAAGAAGCAACGATTGCGTTTGAAGAACTGCGCCAGGAACTCGCTGATCTGGAGGAACAACTGGGCAAAGCCACGTTGACAGCTCCGTTTGGCGGTACCGTTATTGCTGTGCAGGTAGAGAAGGGTACAGCTGTGAAAGCGTATGATCCGATTGCTACGATTGCGGATACATCGAATCTGGTTGTGGCAGCTACCTTTGCCAAGGAAGATCTGGAGAAGTTCTCGGCTGGTATGAAGGCAGAAGTAGATATTAATGGAGCCGGTAAAGTCGCTGGCAAAATTAAAGTTATGCCTATCGCGGAAGCATCGGGAAGCGGCAGTGGCGAAGGGACGGGTGAAGGCGTTACGCCTCCAACCAAGGAAACGCTGGATAAGTATGTTATCGTTACACTTGCAAAAATGCCAAAAGGCGTCGAACGTGGCACACCACTATCGGTCTCGATTGTAACGCAGCGTACCGAGAACGCGATTGTGATTCCTGTATCCGCTTTACGCTCCATCGGTTCAAGAACGTACGTACAAGTCGTGGAAACTGATGGAAGCAAGCGTGAAGTGGACGTTGAAGTTGGACAGCAGACATCGACAGATGTTGAGATTCTGAAAGGTCTGACCGTAGGTCAGAAAGTAGTGGGACGCTAA
- a CDS encoding ABC transporter ATP-binding protein, translated as MSVIAGMKNLFLRKRPAKSQSSEEYQQGEAQLEASTVSGENTYNNEHDHPTSEPPLPESEIASDEVAAAAVTTVGEPQKKIKPKKDMLPPYDGPVLEVRNVHRSFQTGSRIIHVLKGIDMEVNPQQLVMLKGRSGSGKTTLLNMLGGLDQPSSGDILFSGQPLQDWGDRRRTALRRKEIGFIFQAYALMPLLSAWENVELSLRMADVPRAEWKDRVGHCLDLVGLSKRVKHRPFEMSGGEQQRVAIAKAIAHRPRLLLADEPTAELDSKMGAQVMAVFRNIIEVEQVTICMTTHDPTILEVADHVYEMADGRFIK; from the coding sequence ATGAGCGTGATTGCTGGCATGAAGAATTTATTTCTCAGAAAAAGACCTGCCAAGAGCCAGTCAAGCGAGGAATATCAACAGGGGGAAGCGCAGCTGGAGGCATCGACGGTTTCGGGAGAAAATACATACAACAATGAACACGATCACCCGACGAGTGAACCTCCGTTACCTGAAAGTGAAATCGCTTCAGATGAAGTGGCTGCAGCTGCTGTCACCACCGTTGGTGAACCCCAGAAGAAGATCAAACCAAAGAAGGATATGCTGCCTCCATATGATGGACCTGTACTGGAGGTGCGTAACGTGCATCGCAGTTTCCAGACAGGCAGTCGCATTATCCATGTGCTCAAAGGCATTGATATGGAAGTGAATCCGCAACAACTGGTCATGCTGAAGGGGCGATCGGGCTCAGGCAAAACAACGTTACTGAATATGCTCGGTGGACTCGATCAGCCTTCAAGTGGAGATATTCTATTCTCCGGCCAGCCTCTTCAGGATTGGGGAGACCGACGACGGACCGCTTTGCGGCGCAAAGAGATCGGTTTTATTTTTCAGGCATATGCACTCATGCCCTTATTATCTGCTTGGGAAAATGTAGAACTGTCGCTGCGAATGGCGGACGTTCCGCGAGCGGAATGGAAGGACAGGGTTGGTCACTGTCTGGATCTGGTTGGACTATCCAAACGGGTGAAGCACCGACCTTTCGAGATGTCCGGGGGAGAGCAACAGCGGGTGGCTATAGCCAAGGCGATTGCCCATAGACCCAGATTGTTGCTTGCGGATGAACCTACAGCTGAACTGGATTCCAAGATGGGCGCTCAGGTCATGGCCGTATTCCGCAATATTATTGAAGTAGAACAAGTAACAATATGTATGACTACACACGATCCTACAATTTTGGAGGTTGCGGACCATGTTTATGAAATGGCGGACGGCAGATTTATCAAGTAA